AACCCAAAGCCGGCTTACCGGGTCAACCCATTTCGTCTCTCTAGAAGGCCCCGAATCGGCCCCCTAGAGCTCCTAACTAACTTTTGAAATTCAAACGTCCCTCTTATCTTAGccagataagataaagataagataaccaCCATTATCTATAAATAGAGGACCCAAATCCCTCCAGGTATTCATTCATTCCTCATACCTTGCACCTCTTAGATATATTCTGACTTgggcgtcggagtgtctttgcaggtacctcccCTCCTCTCCATCCGGATAACCCAACATCTGACTCGACCCGCGGGTTCCCGATTCTCCTCCTAGATTGTATCAGAACTCTTCGgtacattggcgccgtctgtggggacctGCGACGGACGAACCAGATGGAGGGTATCTTGGACGAAAATCCATCAAGCCAAGACAACTCCGGACCACATCATCCCACCCCGGAACAACAGGAGGTCATGAACCAAGCCCGGATGGCCAGCACCATCCACCGAACAAACGAGCACATAGTCACAGACCCACAACATCCCGAGAGAGCAAGGGACAAAGCGACACAGATCATTCAAGATCTCTGACTCCGAGTCCAGGAACTTGAAGGTAAACTCACCGACAAAGGAAAATACGCCAATCAACACGGAAGCCAGGCAACGTCCAAGCCACGATCCTATCGTGGAAGGTCGCCAACACGGCAACGTGATAGAAGAGATGATCGTAGCACCTCACGCAACTACCGGCACGAGAAGTCGCCAGAACGGCGACACAGCAAAAAATACCATCGCAGCGCATCCCACGATCTGAACCGTCAGCACGATTCAGACGAAGACCCGAGACGTCGGCACACAAAGCGCACGAGAAACGACCACGTCATAATGGGAGCCACGCCCTTCACAGAGAGAATCTTAAGAGCAAAGCTCCCCAGAGGCTTCGACAAACCCACCGATATGAAGTACGACGGAACTAAAGACCCTCAAGAGCACCTAACGGCTTTCGAGGCCAGAATGAACTTAGAAGGAGCATCCGACGCAGTCCGATGCAGAGCCTTCCCGGTGACCCTTGCCGGACCGGCGATCAAATGGTTCAACGCCCTCCCGAACGGATCTATAACCAGCTTCCACGACGTCACAAGAAAATTCATGGCCCAATTCACGACCCGAATCACCAAGGCCAAACACCCCATCAGCTTGCTAGGGGTCACACAGAAACAAGAAGAATCTACAAGAAAATACCTCGACCGCTTCAACGACGAATGCCTGACGGTCGACGGACTAACGGACTCCGTTGCCAGCCTCTGCCTAACCAACGGACTCATGAATGAAGACTTTCGCAAACATCTCACCACTAAACCAGTATGGACCATGCACGAAATCCAGAACGTCGCCAAAGATTACATCAACGACGAGGAGGTCAGCCAGGTCGTCGCTGCCAACAAACGGCAGCACGTCGCTACCCAACACAGCAACCCGACTCCCCGTCATAACCCACCACCCAAAGAAAACCAACGAGACCCCATCAAACCAACCCACCGACCACCAAGAATAGGAAAATTCTCCAATTACACCCCCCTAACAGCACCGATTACTGAGATATACCACCAAATAGCAGATCGAGGCGTCATCCCCAAAGCCCGACCACTCAAGGAAAGAACAGGAGGGAACAAAGCCCTCTACTGCGACTACCACCGAGGTTACGGCCACAAAACACAAGATTGTTTCGACCTCAAAGACGCTATCGAACAGGCCATACGAGACGGCAAACTCCCGGAGTTCGCCAAATTCATCAGAGAGCCAAGGCGCGCCAACATCGACAAGTCACCAGAAAGAGAAGGGCGCAACCCAAGAACCCAAAAGCCGCCCCCCAGGGAAAATCCCGAAGAGGATCCGAGCATCATAGTGAACGTCATCACGGGCAAGGACGTACCAAACAAGTCAAAGCTATCAATGAAAAAGGACCTCAAGATAATGGCCGTCAGGCACCACGACCCAGTCACCACAGCCGACAGCACGATAACTTTCTTACCGGAAGACTGCCAACACGGCACGTCGGCCGAAGATGCCCCCTTCGTCATATCAGCTCGAATCGGAACAGGGCTAGTAAGAAGAATACTGGTAGACACTGGCGCCGACTCTAACATCCTCTTCCGAGGAGCTTTCGACAAACTCGGGCTCCGCAACGACAACCTCCAAACACACCGTCACGGCGTCACGGGCCTCGGAGACAACTTCCTCAAACCAGACGGGTCGGTCACCCTTCCCATCACCATAGGAACAAACAATCAGAGAAAGACGATCTTGTCCGAATTCGTAGTCCTAAAAGACTCCACAGCCTATAACGTCATTCTCGGGAGAAAAACGATCAACGACTTCTCCGCAGTCATCTTCACCAAATACCTCCTCATGAAGTTCAGGGCCGACGACGGCACCATCGGAACCATTCACGGAGACCGGGAAGTCGCGGCCGAATGCGACAACAACAGCTTAGCCCTAAGAAAGAAATTCCGGGATGCAGCCGGAATATTCCTTGCCGACCTAGACGCACGACTAGACGGCCAACCTAGACCGGAACCAGAAGGAGACATGGAAAAGCTACAGATAGGGCCGACCAAAGAAGAATACACTTTCATCAACAGAAACCTCCCATACGACCTCAAAGAAGAACTCTCCCAACTTCTAAAACAAAACAGAGACTTGTTCGCATTTACACCAGCCGATATGCCGGGAATAAGCCCCGACCTTATGTCTCACCATCTGGCAGCGGACCCCCTAGCCAAACCAGTGGCACAAAGAAGACGGAAAATGTCACCAGACCGAGCCGCGGAGGTCCGAAAACAGGTGAAAGCCCTACTCGAAGCCAACTTCATCCGAGAACTCCCTTATACGACATGGCTGTCCAACGTCGTACTAGTAAGAAAATCTAACGGGAAATGgtgaatgtgcgtcgactacacagacctcaacaaagcatgcccaaAGGACGCCTTCCCCTTACCGAACATCGACGGGCTAGTGGATGCGGCGTCCGGCCACCGATACCTCAGCTTCATGGACGCATCTTCCGGCTACAACCAGATCCCGATGCACCGACCAGACGAAGAAAAAACAGCATTCATCACCCCGGACGGAACCTACTGCTATAGAGTAATGCCCTTCGGCTTAAAAAACGCAGGAGCCACCTACCAGCGATTCGTTAACAAGATATATCGCAACCTATCCGGAAACAAAATAGAAGTCTACATTGATGATATGCTCGCCAAAACGGAATCCGGGGAGCAACTAACCGACTACCTCAAGGTAATAATGAACACCCTACGAGAACACCAAATGCGACTCAACCCAACAAAATGTGCCTTCGGAATGGAAGCAGGAAAATTCCTCGGCTTCATGATCACGCAACGCGGAGTTGAGGCCAACCCAGAAAAATGCCGTGCCGTCCTTGAGATGACAAGTCCCAAAAACCTCAAAGAAATCCAAAAACTCACCGGCCGACTAACCGCACTATCCCGGTTCCTCGGGGCATCGGCCCAGAAGGCAATTCCTTTTTTCAAACTTATGAAAAAAGGAACCCCCTTCAAATGGGAGACAGAATGCGAAGAAGCCTTCCAACACTTCAAAAGGGTCCTAGCGGAGCCTCCGATCCTCGCGAAACCCCAAACAGGGGAAACACTATACCTGTACCTCTCCATAACGGAAGAGACAATCGCCGCAGCACTCGTCCGGGAAAACgagaaaaaagaacaaaaaccCATATACTTCATAAGCAAGGTCCTACAGGATACGGAAGCTCATTATTCACGCCTGGAAAAGCTAGCTTTCGCACTCCTCTCGGCTTCCCGACGGCTACGACAATACTTCCAAGCTCACCCCATAACGGTCCGAACCGACCAAACGGTCAAACAGGTATTACAA
This sequence is a window from Arachis stenosperma cultivar V10309 chromosome 10, arast.V10309.gnm1.PFL2, whole genome shotgun sequence. Protein-coding genes within it:
- the LOC130957103 gene encoding uncharacterized protein LOC130957103, with the protein product MGATPFTERILRAKLPRGFDKPTDMKYDGTKDPQEHLTAFEARMNLEGASDAVRCRAFPVTLAGPAIKWFNALPNGSITSFHDVTRKFMAQFTTRITKAKHPISLLGVTQKQEESTRKYLDRFNDECLTVDGLTDSVASLCLTNGLMNEDFRKHLTTKPVWTMHEIQNVAKDYINDEEVSQVVAANKRQHVATQHSNPTPRHNPPPKENQRDPIKPTHRPPRIGKFSNYTPLTAPITEIYHQIADRGVIPKARPLKERTGGNKALYCDYHRGYGHKTQDCFDLKDAIEQAIRDGKLPEFAKFIREPRRANIDKSPEREGRNPRTQKPPPRENPEEDPSIIVNVITGKDVPNKSKLSMKKDLKIMAVRHHDPVTTADSTITFLPEDCQHGTSAEDAPFVISARIGTGLVRRILVDTGADSNILFRGAFDKLGLRNDNLQTHRHGVTGLGDNFLKPDGSVTLPITIGTNNQRKTILSEFVVLKDSTAYNVILGRKTINDFSAVIFTKYLLMKFRADDGTIGTIHGDREVAAECDNNSLALRKKFRDAAGIFLADLDARLDGQPRPEPEGDMEKLQIGPTKEEYTFINRNLPYDLKEELSQLLKQNRDLFAFTPADMPGISPDLMSHHLAADPLAKPVAQRRRKMSPDRAAEVRKQVKALLEANFIRELPYTTWLSNVVLVRKSNGKW